The following proteins are co-located in the Carassius gibelio isolate Cgi1373 ecotype wild population from Czech Republic chromosome A9, carGib1.2-hapl.c, whole genome shotgun sequence genome:
- the LOC128019471 gene encoding cell surface glycoprotein CD200 receptor 1-like isoform X2 → MANSWTLTVLVLLSIFIARSQTRGEQDTGSHQNIDSALQKLTGSDVTLRCGNLTSVKWNELIYIIWNISLQDKKCRVGVSPKLDDTCNDGKKLENTSDGVSLFIPKISIEDEGLYFCDLSYKGGSYALNVSVSVTNVSTKQDSENNQRIAVCNSKYKMKAPTLHWEPAVNFSSSSVKKLGRFFMLENKVYLPENLNISELTCVATYTSQSGSVQHKSTLLLTGSQNSDPPSPWKNIAISVGSACFVLVALAVVYKLRRKIYDLSALKMLCCKSKTSTPAEDRPVQPVDVEEVEPYASYIQRVNSIYNSSAELFNA, encoded by the exons ATGGCGAACAGCTGGACATTGACGGTGCTCGTCCTCCTAAGTATCTTTATTGCAAGAAgtcagacaagag GAGAACAAGACACTGGATCACATCAGAATATAGATTCTGCACTTCAAAAACTCACAG GCAGCGATGTGACTTTACGGTGTGGCAATCTCACTTCTGTCAAATggaatgaattaatttatataatctggAACATCAGCCTGCAGGACAAAAAATGTAGAGTTGGTGTGTCACCCAAGCTGGACGACACATGCAATGATGGAAAGAAGCTGGAAAACACCTCAGATGGAGTTTCTCTATTCATTCCCAAAATTTCAATTGAAGATGAAGGGCTTTACTTTTGTGATTTATCATATAAAGGAGGAAGCTATGCACTAAATGTGTCTGTAAGCG ttaccAATGTTTCAACCAAGCAGGACAGTGAAAACAATCAAAGGATTGCTGTCTGTaattccaaatataaaatgaaagcaCCCACTCTTCATTGGGAACCTGCCGTGAACTTTTCCTCCAGTTCTGTAAAGAAGCTTGGGAGGTTTTTTATGCTGGAGAATAAAGTATATCTGCCAGAAAATCTCAACATTAGTGAGCTCACCTGTGTGGCCACATACACGTCTCAGTCCGGCTCTGTGCAGCACAAGAGCACACTTCTTCTTACAG GTTCTCAGAACTCAGATCCCCCATCTCCATGGAAAAACATTGCCATATCAGTTGGCTCTGCTTGTTTTGTTCTTGTAGCCCTGGCTGTGGTTTACAAACTACGCAGAAAGATTTATGACTTAAG TGCATTGAAGATGCTTTGCTGCAAATCCAAAACCTCAACACCAGCTGAAGACAGACCAGTCCAG cccGTTGATGTTGAAGAGGTGGAACCCTATGCAAGTTACATACAGAGAGTCAATTCTATCTACAACTCTTCAGCTGAACTCTTCAAcgcttga
- the LOC128019471 gene encoding cell surface glycoprotein CD200 receptor 1-like isoform X1 yields MANSWTLTVLVLLSIFIARSQTRGEQDTGSHQNIDSALQKLTVSQEQIFISGSDVTLRCGNLTSVKWNELIYIIWNISLQDKKCRVGVSPKLDDTCNDGKKLENTSDGVSLFIPKISIEDEGLYFCDLSYKGGSYALNVSVSVTNVSTKQDSENNQRIAVCNSKYKMKAPTLHWEPAVNFSSSSVKKLGRFFMLENKVYLPENLNISELTCVATYTSQSGSVQHKSTLLLTGSQNSDPPSPWKNIAISVGSACFVLVALAVVYKLRRKIYDLSALKMLCCKSKTSTPAEDRPVQPVDVEEVEPYASYIQRVNSIYNSSAELFNA; encoded by the exons ATGGCGAACAGCTGGACATTGACGGTGCTCGTCCTCCTAAGTATCTTTATTGCAAGAAgtcagacaagag GAGAACAAGACACTGGATCACATCAGAATATAGATTCTGCACTTCAAAAACTCACAG tttctcAAGAGCAGATCTTTATTTCAGGCAGCGATGTGACTTTACGGTGTGGCAATCTCACTTCTGTCAAATggaatgaattaatttatataatctggAACATCAGCCTGCAGGACAAAAAATGTAGAGTTGGTGTGTCACCCAAGCTGGACGACACATGCAATGATGGAAAGAAGCTGGAAAACACCTCAGATGGAGTTTCTCTATTCATTCCCAAAATTTCAATTGAAGATGAAGGGCTTTACTTTTGTGATTTATCATATAAAGGAGGAAGCTATGCACTAAATGTGTCTGTAAGCG ttaccAATGTTTCAACCAAGCAGGACAGTGAAAACAATCAAAGGATTGCTGTCTGTaattccaaatataaaatgaaagcaCCCACTCTTCATTGGGAACCTGCCGTGAACTTTTCCTCCAGTTCTGTAAAGAAGCTTGGGAGGTTTTTTATGCTGGAGAATAAAGTATATCTGCCAGAAAATCTCAACATTAGTGAGCTCACCTGTGTGGCCACATACACGTCTCAGTCCGGCTCTGTGCAGCACAAGAGCACACTTCTTCTTACAG GTTCTCAGAACTCAGATCCCCCATCTCCATGGAAAAACATTGCCATATCAGTTGGCTCTGCTTGTTTTGTTCTTGTAGCCCTGGCTGTGGTTTACAAACTACGCAGAAAGATTTATGACTTAAG TGCATTGAAGATGCTTTGCTGCAAATCCAAAACCTCAACACCAGCTGAAGACAGACCAGTCCAG cccGTTGATGTTGAAGAGGTGGAACCCTATGCAAGTTACATACAGAGAGTCAATTCTATCTACAACTCTTCAGCTGAACTCTTCAAcgcttga
- the LOC128019471 gene encoding uncharacterized protein LOC128019471 isoform X3, with the protein MANSWTLTVLVLLSIFIARSQTRVSQEQIFISGSDVTLRCGNLTSVKWNELIYIIWNISLQDKKCRVGVSPKLDDTCNDGKKLENTSDGVSLFIPKISIEDEGLYFCDLSYKGGSYALNVSVSVTNVSTKQDSENNQRIAVCNSKYKMKAPTLHWEPAVNFSSSSVKKLGRFFMLENKVYLPENLNISELTCVATYTSQSGSVQHKSTLLLTGSQNSDPPSPWKNIAISVGSACFVLVALAVVYKLRRKIYDLSALKMLCCKSKTSTPAEDRPVQPVDVEEVEPYASYIQRVNSIYNSSAELFNA; encoded by the exons ATGGCGAACAGCTGGACATTGACGGTGCTCGTCCTCCTAAGTATCTTTATTGCAAGAAgtcagacaagag tttctcAAGAGCAGATCTTTATTTCAGGCAGCGATGTGACTTTACGGTGTGGCAATCTCACTTCTGTCAAATggaatgaattaatttatataatctggAACATCAGCCTGCAGGACAAAAAATGTAGAGTTGGTGTGTCACCCAAGCTGGACGACACATGCAATGATGGAAAGAAGCTGGAAAACACCTCAGATGGAGTTTCTCTATTCATTCCCAAAATTTCAATTGAAGATGAAGGGCTTTACTTTTGTGATTTATCATATAAAGGAGGAAGCTATGCACTAAATGTGTCTGTAAGCG ttaccAATGTTTCAACCAAGCAGGACAGTGAAAACAATCAAAGGATTGCTGTCTGTaattccaaatataaaatgaaagcaCCCACTCTTCATTGGGAACCTGCCGTGAACTTTTCCTCCAGTTCTGTAAAGAAGCTTGGGAGGTTTTTTATGCTGGAGAATAAAGTATATCTGCCAGAAAATCTCAACATTAGTGAGCTCACCTGTGTGGCCACATACACGTCTCAGTCCGGCTCTGTGCAGCACAAGAGCACACTTCTTCTTACAG GTTCTCAGAACTCAGATCCCCCATCTCCATGGAAAAACATTGCCATATCAGTTGGCTCTGCTTGTTTTGTTCTTGTAGCCCTGGCTGTGGTTTACAAACTACGCAGAAAGATTTATGACTTAAG TGCATTGAAGATGCTTTGCTGCAAATCCAAAACCTCAACACCAGCTGAAGACAGACCAGTCCAG cccGTTGATGTTGAAGAGGTGGAACCCTATGCAAGTTACATACAGAGAGTCAATTCTATCTACAACTCTTCAGCTGAACTCTTCAAcgcttga